Within the Miscanthus floridulus cultivar M001 chromosome 2, ASM1932011v1, whole genome shotgun sequence genome, the region GATTCGCTACCATGAAATATGTATTTCAGACTGATACATTGTCATATTTTTATCGGTCCTGAAAGGCATGTGTCCAGATAGAATAAGAGTGCTATCCATCTATAGTGGTATTGGAGGTGCACAAGTAACACTTCACCGGGTAGGCATTCCTTTGAAATTGAAATGTGTAATATCTGTTGAGGAATCTGAGGTGAATAGGAAAATTCTAAGAAGGTGGTGGTTGAAAACTGAACAAACTGGAGTGCTAAGGCAGCATGCGGGAATCTGGAAGCTCAAAACACAtgtgattgaagacttaaagagTTTGGTGGTTTTGATCTGATTATCGGTGGGAATTATACATCTTACAAAGGTGGTACTACAGTAAGTACGACAATGGGCATGGATTCCAACCGCTTCTATGAGTATACCCGTGTTGCTAAAAGGGTAAGGACAGCAGTTGGACTTAGTTGATGAGTCCATCTTTGATGAGGATCGCATATCTTCATAAAACTAGCCTGTAGGAGGATGTAGAATCATCTGATCTGTAAATGTAGGATGCTACAAGTAAACTTTGACAAGAGGATGGTACAAGTAAACTTGACAAGTCTTGGGACATGATTATTGCAAGGTATTGACTTGTCCTTAAAAAAAAATCACAGCACTAGGGCCATCCAAGACAAAAGCGTAGTATTTGAAGATTCTGCGGTTATATATGAGCTAATAAGCTCCATCTGTTCTCGAATATATAAGATACTGAACTACAAGATCATCATTCATTTATCGTGTGAAGAAGATAATGTGTTCCAACTAAGCTATGAGTAAGAGAAGTGCAAAATCATATGCACATTGTTTACAAGAAAAAAGGCACACACATGTTTCAGAGCACAACAAATGCTTACCGTCTACTAGATACTACCTAGGAGCCCAGCAAACGTCTTTAAAAAAAAGGCAAAATAGGGGGAGATATGAAACAAACCATGCCTAGCACACAGTCTCCATTGCTTATATTGATCAAACCCACTCTAGTTATGAATGTACAATATACATTTTTttatgcaaacacaaatatacatGAGAAGCCATATCGTGAGGGCCAGAAGCCATATTGCCCTTCCCAAAATGCTAAGAGCATATCCAATCTCAAACTTGTACCCCATCACAAGATTTACAACATACAACAGGCCAAAGAATCAAGGAAGGCTCCATCTTTTCTTGCCTCTATGTAGTACAACCTCTAAATCTCTAACCCTTTGGCTTTGGGCCTTCTTCCATGACATGAAGAAGGTTTATCAATACACATTTGCATATATGAAGTACTATGAGATAGCACCTTAACTGCCAGGCACTATCGATAGTACTCCAGATGTGACAACTTCAGGGCCAAGAACCCATTCGCTATCCTTTCGAAACACTGATGGCATACCCAATACCCCAGTCTCCAACTGTGTGCACACTATACAGCAGCCCAAGAACACATGGAAGGCTCCTTCCCTCTCTCCACTGCCTCTAATCAAGCAATCCTTAGGTTCTTGTATATACTACTACTATTAACAATTTAACATGAAAAGTGTATATGCCAAACAAGCTATCAAGAACAGCAATTGGGGCAGCGTACCAAGCCGTTCTCGTTGCACTCTATGCAGCGGCGGGCTCGCTCCTCTTCCTCCACGAACACCTTGCGCGAGCCGTCGCAGGCGGGGCAGGGCGCGAACCGGAACCCGCCGCAGGCACCGCAGACGAAGGCCGGGTCCTGCCCGGGGGCGCCCTCGAGGATGCGGCGGAGCTCGCCGGACTCGTGCAGCCGGCGGACCTCGTCGGCGCCGCCGACGAGCACGCCCCCGACCAGGAGCTGCGGGAGCGAGAACCCGCGGCCCCGGGCGGCGAGGACCCCCTGGAGCTCCCGCCGGAGCGCGGCGTCCATGGAGACGTCGCGCTCGTCCACGGCGACGCGGAGCCCCCGCAGCGCGGCGCGCACCGCGCAGCAGTCCGCGAACGTGCGGCGCACGCCGCGGAGCGACGTCGTGTAGAGGACCACCGACTGCGGGCGCTGCGGCGGGgtgggcgccggcgccggcgacggcggAGGAGGCGGCAGGTGGCGCCCCTGGtacgggtggtggtggtggtaggtcagCGATCGGGACTGGTGCCGGGGCTTCTTGTTCTTGGGGCACGCACCCGGTGCACCGCAGCTGACGTCGTCCATCTCCCCGGCCGCCTCCTCCGGCCGGTGAAGGGTGTTGTTTAGGgtgcggagctccggcgagaggAAGGGGGAGACGAGGTGTGGCGATTGGGGAATGAGAGGAAGGCGGGTTTGGTACTTGGGTTCCAGTCCTGGTGGTTTGTGAGTTGGTTGTTGCCTTGTTGGTGACGAACTGACGATGGCGATGAAGCTTTCTGCTAACGATATTGTTGTCAGCTCTAAAAACCTTCAAAGCTTTTACCTACGTGCTATTATAAAAAATTATAATTACCTACGTGTCGTTACAAAGTTTGAGCAGTCATAAATGTCATCGATCTAAACTTAGGCTCCTGTTTGGTTTCATAAGTCAGGTAACTGAAAACCAGTGACAGGCATGCTTGTTTGGTTGTAGATAAATAAGCTCATGTCTGTTAAGTAAAAGGTGTAAGCCCCACGTGAAAAAAatggcttataagttttaagtaggAACAAATCAACTTAAAACTATCCGCTTAAACCTTATAAGCAGGAGTAATTTATAAGTTAATGATATTTGACAAAATTAGTTAtttatttcactttttaactaGGTGATTTATTTGGAACCATGCCCCTTTCGGAGTTTTCTCCGTTTAGCAACTCTAAAACACGTGAGCCCGGCTAGTCAAGAAGTCCAAAATGCCCTCACCTCTCCCAATCCTATCCTCTGCACGTCAACGCCGTCCGCCGCCTCCCGCTGCTCCGGGGGCGAGCTCGCCCACGCCGCCCGCGGTGGCTGGTCCAGAGCTCACGCGTGGCCGGATCGGAGCTCGCCCACGTTGGCCGGGCCGCCTCCTCGCATCATGCCTGCTGGTCACCGAGGACCAGCTGCGGCAGACGTGGCCCCGTTCCGACCTCACCGGCCTCCGCAACCCCTCTCGGCGCATCCATGGCGAGGACGGTGCAGGTGAAGGTAAGGGAAGGGGATTACTGCacgctgctgttgctgctgaaGCTTGCCGCGGTGACGGAGGTGGCAAGGTGCAGGTGCTCTCAAGGGCAGCGGCAACAGACCCCGGGGTTTCgcattcgttgagtacctcaacGACGAGACGGCCCTCAGCGCCTGCCGCAACCTGCACAGTCGGGCCCTCCGTGGCCGCGACCTCCGCGTGGGCCTGGCGCAACGCCCGCCGCCGCCTTCCGACCAAGGGCGTGGGCATTGACGACACCACGCACGTCGCGTCGCTCCTCGCgctcggcgcccgcccccgcggcGCCGTCACATCGTACATGGCCGGGCTGAGCCACCGGCAACTGCGCGAGCTGCTGGACGCTCTGGACCAGGAGGACGCGACGCTCATGGAGCATGCCAAGCGGGAGTTCGCCGGGCTGAGCACGCTGATTGAGCAGGTGTGGGTGCTGCTCGACATGGCTTGGGCGCCTGGCGCCGCCGCGGGGTGCTCTTCTCCCCCAGATCCCGTGCGCCCGCCCTTCCAGGAAGCTCATGCACCGCCCGCGGAGCTCGCCGCCCAGCCCCGCCCAGCTCGCACGTGGCCGCCAAGCGCCACGGAGCTCGCCGTGCGCCCGCCCAGCGCCGGCAGCCCATAGACCGTTCGCGTCGCCGCTCGAGCCGGCTGCCGCCCGCGCGTGCTCTCGTGGAGCTCGCCGCGTCCGCCCTACGCGCGTGGATTTGTTCCCACACGTTCCTACGCGGAGTCCCACGTGGCATCGTCGTGTCGCATGCACCTGACTGCCCTCCtcgccagcgacgtcggcggcggcgagcgcaTGGCTCCTGTGCTCGGTCACGCTGGTGGAGGAGCTCAAGAGCTACCAGCGACTCGCCATGGTGGACACCATCACTACTCCATCAGTGTCATCGTCTGGATCCCTGTCTAGGACCGCGTCATCGTGCCCGTCGTGCGCTCCTATATTGGGCGGCCCCATGGGTTCACGTAGCTGCAGCGGATGGGCATCGGCCTTGTCGTTTCCGTCTTCTCCATGGTCGCGGTGGGCATGCTGGACATCGTTCAGCTGTGCGACATCGCGCGGCATGGCCTGTATGCCGACGACGACACCGTGCCCATCTCCATCTTCTGGCGGATACCGACACACCGCCCATGCGGCCGGGCCATCTGCGCTGGGGAGGCGCGACATCGGTGTCGCGTGGTGCGGCACTATGCAGACTTGCAAAGCCTGGAGTGGGTCAACGACCTTGGATCACGCCCGTGCTCGCCGCGTCGGTCCTTGGCTACACGACCGCCGCCAACCCCTTCGCGCTGGTGCATATGGGTTAACTGTCCCTGTACATGTCCGATGGTGGTGGTGTGGACACGTCGTCTGGAACCAGCTCGTGCATGCGCTGCTGGGCTGTGTGTGTGGAGAACCTTCAGTGGCACTAGAGGAACAAGGAAATTTAACATGGCGTTCAAACATAAGGGCATTCTAGACTTTTTCAGCACAGATTGATATCGTTAGGGACAAAAGTGAACGGAATGACGTAGAGGGCAGAAAAGTTCTAACCGATGACACTTATGACCGCTCAAATTTTTAATGGCTTATAGATAATTGCAATCTTTTATAACAGCACACAGGTAAAACCCTCAAAAACCTTGCATATTATAGGTCCATTAAATAAGCTCGCTTTAATAATATTCAGAAAAGAAACGAATTGGCTTTCTCTTGTTTGCTTCAATTAAATTTGTCTGACATCAGTACATCACAATCTATGGTTGATCGATCTTTACTTCATCTCTATGGCTCTGctgcactacttcagcagtacttttcagtgaacgaatattatttttcactcacaataaatcagcataagcatcagcacaAGTCAAATTTTAGCGAAACAAACAGGGCCCTATTCCTTTTACACTCTTTTTTTTAATCTCAGTTTATCAAGAATTCAAGCAATTTGTGATGTCCTATGGTCGAAATAACTGAAAATAATAACATTCCTTGTCTAATCATTGCACACcagatatataaataaaataaggAAATAGTAAatattataaattgaatttgGCCGAAGTTCATAAGTTCCGTTGAAGTAGCCACGAGGCCAACATCTAGTCATCTACATATTTTAGTTTCttttgaactttgataaattttCGAAAGCCATATATATGCCTCCTTTTTCATGCAACCATGATATACCcacaagtagggatgaaaacggtacgaatattttccgaccgtattcgaaaccgaatccgtttagaggggttgagatctgtccgtatccgagttcggatatccaacatccgataccgtatccgtatccgtatccgtatccgaatactcaaatcgcatatttatgatgtcaatatctaatcgtatcctatccgacatagttgacactatccgtatttgaatccaaatccggacagaaatataaaaacaaatataatatcggtgatatctatccgtatccgatccgttttcatccctacccacaAGGCCCGAACAGTATACTCTGTGTGGGGTCTGGACCGAGGCCCTGAGCCCATTGCCCAGACGGGCTGGGCCTCACCTGACCTCCCCTTCGCAAGCGGATAACAGAACCGGTGTGGGCAAGCTCCGGTGCGTCAGGATAAGAAAACCGCGCGGCGGCTGGCAGCTCCTCCTGCGACTGCGAGCGCCCGTCCATGGCGtccctctccccttccctccACCTCCCTTGGTACGCTACGCCCCCTTTTCCCGCACATCCCCTCTGCTACCTCTCAATAGTCAATTCTGTTGGACACTTGGAGTCTTGGACACCTTTCTTCTCTGCAAACCTTTGCTGAGGGCTGAGGCGCACCAAGTGCGGACTGCGTCGTGTTTCCAAGAGCCGGCGTTTTCTTGGTTACTGTCGTACTGCTCCGCCGTCAAATCAAAAGTCCGTTAAATGCAGCCATCAATTTTTCTGTATTTCAGTAACCGTAGGAAGTCGCAGGCTCATTTGTTCACACCAAATTTAGCTTGGGTTGGCAATACTGCATCTTAACGAGTCAAATGGGGTACCAATTTGGATGCGTTTAGTCCTCTGTCTTATAGAAACGATGCCTGGTAGTTCAGTTCGCCTATAGGCTATAGCTTGGATGTAGGGCCTTGTTTTACTTGCATGATAATCTGCCTGCTATATGTTTTACTCACAAAACATCGTATGGATAtctaaagttgtactaattatcggagaATTAAGttggagagagtcatcgagcagcgcctgcgaggaacgacgcagaACAAACCAATTTAGTTTCATGTCCAGAAGATCAACcatagaagcaatcttcttaataagacaagttatgaagCGGTTTAGAGAGTAGAAGAAGGACCTCtacatggttttcattgacttagagaaggcttatgacaagataccaagaaatgttatgtggtaagctttggacaaatataaagtcacatcaaagtacgtgaccctcatcaaggacatgtacaacaatgttgtgactagtgttcaaacaaacgatggtaacacaaatTACTTCCtaattaaaattggacttcatcaagggtcagccttaagcccgtatctttTTGGCTTGGTAATgaatgaggttaccaggaacacaCAAGGGGATATCTCTtgatgtatgttgttcgctgatgatgtagtgttagtggacgaaagccacgcgggagtaaatagaaaactagagttatgacggcagacccttgagtctaaaggttttagattgagcagaactaaaaccgaatacatgacatgcgactttggcggagctgcacaggaggagggagatgtgagtttgaaaggtcaagtagtgcctaagaaggatacctttcggtatctgggatcgatgctacagagggatagagatattgatgcggacgttagccatagaatcaaagcagggtggatcaagtggcgacaagcttctggcattctctgtgacaagagggtaccacaaaagctaaaaggcaagttttatagaacgacgattagaccggctatgttgtatggagcagaatgttggcctacaaagattcgatatGTTCAACAaccgagtgttgcagaaatgcgtatgttgcgatggatttgtggtcacacaagaatggaccgagttcggcatgcccaaaggagacctccagaggtacCAGTACATTTTGGAGTcttaagccaagctaataatatgaggagaggtaaaGGAAGACCGAAATTAACATGGGAgagacaataaaaagagatttgaaagcttgggatatatctagagatctatgtttgaataggagtgcttggaaaacagctattgaagtgactgaaccgtgacttggagcTTTTgttaggtttcaactctagcctaccccaacttgattgggactgaaaggctatgttgttgctgttgctgttgctgctcctcttaggccttgtttagttgggtgaaatttgggaatttggctactgtagcactttcgtttttgtttgacaattagtattcaatcatggactaattaggctcaaaacgttcgtctcgcgatttccaaccaaactgtgcaattagtttttttttcgtctacatttaatgcttgatgcacgtatcgcaagattcgatgtgatgacgactgtagcactttttggaactaaacaaggccttagcaaTGTGCTACAGTATAGCCTCATGACCATGAAAGCATCCTTGAGTTCGAAGCTACAAGGTTCAAAATGTGAAGGCACCATTTAGTAACCAGTTTTGATATTTGGTAGCTTTTGCTGTTTTGTCTTTGGAAGTTTAGACTTTATACCCCATCGGTCCATCTTTCTAGTTAGTAGCAAATGTTGTGCTGCTCATTCATGTTTTAGATCCATTTTGATGTAATAGAGCGTTTGAAGCAAATTTATGCATTATTGATTATTAGGAAGGcttgtttttttcttctaaaGCTCAATATGCAAATTTTATTGGAGCTCTTACTTTCTCTGAAATAACCAGCAATTCAAGAACTGGCTTCCTTGGAAAGACACATGGGATTCGTCCTCGTGTTCTCCCTGCTGGAAGAGTTGGATTTGTCAGAACAGTAGTGGAATGCAAGGAATCTAGAATTGGAAAGCAGCCGATCGAAGTTCCATCTAACGTTACTCTGACATTAGAAGAGCAGTTTGTCAAAGCTAAGGGTCCGCTAGGGGAGTTATCTCTCAGCTTTCCAGGTGACGTGAAGATTGTGAAAGAAGAATCTGGTAAGCTGAGAGTTTATAAGACTGCAGAGACCAAGAGGGCGAACCAGATGCATGGACTTTTCAGGTAAACATCAATTGGAAACTACAATATGAGTTTGCCCATATTATTTTTTACTGATTTACTTGTCAATAATGCGGTTCCTTGTTTCACTAGATTTATTCCTTGTTTTATATATCTTCTCCTGATATTCCAAAAGTTAGATGCCAACTTCTGTGCTCTCTGCTCTTGTCAAAACTCTTATATTTGTGCTATCACTTTGTACACTTAAGAGCAGTATTGATTCCCATGGTTATTTCACTGTGATAGTACCAGTGTCTTGAATAAGCTGTATCACACTTGCTATTTTCATATGCGAGTAGATAAACTGTCCTATGATCCTACTGTCTCTTACAACTACAAGGATTCAGATTCTAGATAGCATTATTCTGGTTCCTGTATTTATTTTCTTCTGACCTCTTGTCTCACCAGTGACCAATAAATATGATGGCCTTGCTTTTGTTCTAGACCTGAGAAACAACACTTTCTACTACAAAATCCACCAATCAATCTGCATTGAAATAATAAAGCCACAGTTCTAGTAGGACTGACAAAGATTTGCAAAATGAATGCCTATCTTCTTGCATTTACCATTCTCTGTCCGGTATTGGTAGGTACCAAGGAAATAGGCTATGATATTGCACCCTTCTGATGTCCAGGAACTGTAAAATCTGTCTTATCTATAACAAACATCATCAAGTGTCTGTATCACTTCCGCTATGATTTACCGTGGTACTATTTGGTAAAAGCACCCACCTCCGTTAAGAGAACACACATGCTAGTATTTTATGCACAACCAAGGGTTGACCATAAAGGTGTGAAAAAATTACCATATTCTTTATCTGTCACACCTATGTTTTTTTCTTCGCGCTTCAGCTAATCCTTTGCTATTTGACTCACAGTATGTACATTTTCTCTGGTTAAGGAAAGGATCAATGATCTCTCTATTCTTTACTGAATAATCTTTTATGGTTTCCGATTATAGCTTGGTTAGAGAAATCTGACTATGGATTTTTTTTATCCTGTCTCACCTGTCCTCCATGTCTTCTTCTAAATACCCTGGTACAAATATTCAACGCAGAACATTGACAGACAACATCATTGTTGGTGTGTCCAAAGGATTCGACAAGAAGCTTCAGTTAGTGGGCGTCGGGTATCGTGCGGCGGTGGAGGGCAACGATCTCGTGATGAACCTGGGATTCTCCCACCCTGTTCGGATGGCCATTCCTGAAGGCCTGACGGTCAAGGTGGAAGAGAACACGAGGATCATCGTGAGCGGCTATGACAAGAGCGCGATCGGTCAGTTTGCTGCCACCATAAAGAAGTGGAGGCCACCTGAGCCATACAAGGGGAAGGGTATCAGATATATGGATGAAGTTGTCAGAaggaaggaaggaaaagctgggaAGAAGAAGTAGAAAGTGTTTGGTTTTTTGCGTGTTTCATACTTCATTTCATTTTTCCCACTGTAATGATATTCATCTGCTAAGGCTGAACCTAAGAAAAATCCTGTTCTGTGCTGATCATGGAGTATAGATGTGCACTTTGAGCATCCCATGGTTTCGTTGTCTTCCAAGGTCTCTATTCTGGTCCATTGAAGGGGGAAAATGAAGTTCAGATTCTTCAGAAGCACTGGGCCTTGACCTGCATGCGACCCTGATCAATGTGCAAGTGTAGGCAAAGCAGGATATGGTCTTATTATGCATGTTGCATGATACTTGTAAAATGCCATGGATATGATTTGACCAGAGGCTGTTCCACAAGTTCTGGCAAGAAGGGCCGACAGTTGAAGTGAAAGAGAACAACAGGATCACTGTGACAGGTTATGAGCGGGCCTCGTCTCTAATCATCCTTGATTGGAGAATCACTAGAAGGTTGTATTCATCACCAAAGGCCAAATCTTCGTGTTTGATTAGGATGCTCTGGCAAAACTTTGGGGAGGCATTTCCAGATCGATTTTGCTAGCCGAGGAATTCCAGTATTGGTGCCTAGTTCCGAGCGGAAGGTGCGCGGCTCCGTCGCGCGTCTCGGACCACTCACCCGCACGGGGCCCCACCGGGCGTCAGACGCCTGGCCGGGCTGTCGCCAAGTGGCCGCCGCCTCGCGTCCCCGGCCCCGCCCCGCCTCGCCTTCCCTTCCGATATCTCCTTCgtctcgccgccgccgcgtgcGCACTCTCCTGTCCCAGCACTCAAGCAGTCCGTCCAGTCCCTGTCTTCTCTACCCCTCGTTGCTCTTGGCTCCGCGATGGCGGTGGGTTGCTTCAACCCCGTGCTCTCGCCGCTCGTTCCTTCGCCGCCGGGTAGGCGCCTCCGAGCGGCGCTGCGGTCTCAGTCTCACCCGCCGACCGCGGTCTCCCTCCGTCTGCTCGCGTGCGGCGCGGCAGCTGGTCGTGGCACGCGGCGGCTCGCCGCGGCGGCAGAGTCGCAGGCCGTGCAGGAGCAGCCGGCGCAAACGGAAGAGTCCGGTGAGGCCGGCGGGGCTGGTGCCGCCGAGGCGTCCTCCAAGCTGGTTCTGGTCGTTGGCGGAACCGGCGGCGTTGGTGAGATACCAATATCCCTGCTCTCCGTTCTAGCATTCTTTAGCACTTTCCCTATCAGAATTAAGATTTCGTGGCGAATTTCAGCTCCTAGACAGTAAAACTGCAGAGCTCATTTGTCTCTGAGTTTGACAATAACTTAATGTCAATTACTGTGTTTGAAACATGCGAGATACTATTAAACGTTGGAGGACGAAGGACAACATGTTTGTGTTGCATTGCAAATTTGCAATCTTACCGTTTTCTCCAATTTGTGTTGCTGTGTCCTGCAGCAGCACTTCTTAGCTTTGCTTACTAGATCAGTTGGCAAGATATTGACTGAGTTGTGAGTACATCCTTTCAGGGCAGTTGGTTGTAGCATCGTTGCTGAGCAGGAACATCAAGTCAAGGTTGCTCCTAAGAGATCCAGAAAAGGCATCGTCCGTATTTGGCAAGCAGGATGAGAGTGTACTGCAGGTACATCTGGATATTCAGCATTCCATCCCTCCACCCCAGTTTTCTCCAAGAAAATACACTTGTAGTGACTCCTGCTTATTTGATTTATCTTTCATGTCAGGTTTACAAAGCGGACACAAGAAACCCTAATGATTTGGATCCACAAATGTTTGAGGTTGGTCCCTTCCGTTTCTCTGAATTCATACAGTTTATCTATCTATGGGCTATCTATTTCTGCAATGATTGAATAAATCAAAATATAGGGGTCTCTTTTCTAGGGAGTTACGCATGTGATATGTTGTACTGGAACTACAGCATTTCCGTCTAAACGCTGGGATGGAGATAATACTCCAGAACGTGTAGGTATGTACTGCCTGATATTCTACAGTTGAAGTTAAACTTTCACCCAAGGTATCAGTGAATGTTAAAGAAGAGCATGCCCTTCAAATTCCCTTATTTAAATAATCCAGACACGCTTTTTTGGGCAAGGATAATCTTGATGGAACATAGGACCTTTAAATTCCAGAATGTACCAAATAAAAGGCTGAAATTTAGCTGCGACAGAGGCCTAATGGGTTATTTATTGGTTTGAGCTCTAAACATCCATTTATGTGTTCATTATGTACATTCTTCTGGTCAAATCATGCACACCTGTATGCTTTGTATTTAAGTCCATGCATATCGGTGACTATAGCTATCCATGTTTATCACATGTACAAGCCAACAATGACAGTTATGGGTGAGACAGTGTCTTAGTTCACTGATCACACACATATTTTTGTGACAGATTGGGATGGCATCAGAAATCTTGTAAGTGCCTTGCCACAGACAATAAAGAGATTGGTTCTTGTGTCATCCGTTGGTGTTACAAAATACAATGAGATGCCATGGAGGTATATACCTTATGATTCTGAAGAGGAATTTCGGTATTTGCAGTTGAACTTCATGACATCATAGTATGGTAGTAATGCTAAAGGTTACCCTTTTAAAACAATATGCAAGACATGTTTTACGTGTAAATCCTAGTTTTATAAACAGCTTATATTAGCTAATTTAACAATTAACTTCCTGTCAGGCAGTATCCTTTCCTTTCACCCTGGTATTTGTATTTACCACTGAGTTTTATGTTACCATAAGTTTAACCTTGGTCCTTGAGCAATCATTCTATGTATTTTTCAGCATCATGAATCTCTTTGGTGTGCTCAAGTACAAGAAGATGGGAGAAGACTTTGTCCGCAATTCAGGGATACCATTCACCATTATCAGGTATTCAGGTTTGTTTACAGAAAAGTGTTTGAGCGGGAACATCGTGGATATATTATTCTGACATGGTACAAGCTGTTTGCAGGCCTGGAAGATTGACAGATGGGCCCTACACTTCGTATGATCTTAACACACTTCTTAAAGCTACAGCTGGAGAGCGACGAGCAGTAGTCATAGGCAAAGGTTATTTCTTTTGTTCACCTGCATTTTATGATGAACCTTTTGTTTTGATAAGATCTTTGCTTCTTCTAACACTTCCTCATATCCTACTAGGTGACAAGCTTGTGGGGGAAGTTAGCAGACTTGTGGTGGCAGAAGCTTGTATCCAAGCTTTAGACATTCAATCCACTGAAGGACAAATATATGAGATTAATTCAGTGAAGGtactcattttttttcttctagaACGGGTACAGTTAGTTATTGGCAATTAGCTAATTATCATCAGGGCTCAATCAAGATATAATGTGATTAGATCCCTGAAAATTCACAATCTCTTTTTATTTTCTCGAACACACAAGAGAGTTGTGTATCATTTAATTAATAGAGGAAAGAAGTTGTTAGCATATAGGCCCTAACTGCCTTATGATTACAACATGCGCCACTAACCAACTGAGAAAGACGAAGTCCCAACAACCTAAAACCTATTCTGGCAGCAGAAACGACTGTAGTTCCCTTCATCCCTTGCCCCTGCTGCCT harbors:
- the LOC136531073 gene encoding large ribosomal subunit protein uL6c-like, with the protein product MASLSPSLHLPCNSRTGFLGKTHGIRPRVLPAGRVGFVRTVVECKESRIGKQPIEVPSNVTLTLEEQFVKAKGPLGELSLSFPGDVKIVKEESGKLRVYKTAETKRANQMHGLFRTLTDNIIVGVSKGFDKKLQLVGVGYRAAVEGNDLVMNLGFSHPVRMAIPEGLTVKVEENTRIIVSGYDKSAIGQFAATIKKWRPPEPYKGKGIRYMDEVVRRKEGKAGKKK
- the LOC136531083 gene encoding uncharacterized protein At5g02240-like; the encoded protein is MAVGCFNPVLSPLVPSPPGRRLRAALRSQSHPPTAVSLRLLACGAAAGRGTRRLAAAAESQAVQEQPAQTEESGEAGGAGAAEASSKLVLVVGGTGGVGQLVVASLLSRNIKSRLLLRDPEKASSVFGKQDESVLQVYKADTRNPNDLDPQMFEGVTHVICCTGTTAFPSKRWDGDNTPERVDWDGIRNLVSALPQTIKRLVLVSSVGVTKYNEMPWSIMNLFGVLKYKKMGEDFVRNSGIPFTIIRPGRLTDGPYTSYDLNTLLKATAGERRAVVIGKGDKLVGEVSRLVVAEACIQALDIQSTEGQIYEINSVKGEGPGTDPEKWEELFRSVPSD
- the LOC136539849 gene encoding uncharacterized protein At5g39865-like produces the protein MDDVSCGAPGACPKNKKPRHQSRSLTYHHHHPYQGRHLPPPPPSPAPAPTPPQRPQSVVLYTTSLRGVRRTFADCCAVRAALRGLRVAVDERDVSMDAALRRELQGVLAARGRGFSLPQLLVGGVLVGGADEVRRLHESGELRRILEGAPGQDPAFVCGACGGFRFAPCPACDGSRKVFVEEEERARRCIECNENGLVRCPNCCS
- the LOC136539848 gene encoding uncharacterized protein, whose translation is MPSPLPILSSARQRRPPPPAAPGASSPTPPAVAGPELTRGRIGARPRWPGRLLASCLLVTEDQLRQTWPRSDLTGLRNPSRRIHGEDGAGEGKGRGLLHAAVAAEACRGDGGGKVQVLSRAAATDPGVSHSLSTSTTRRPSAPAATCTVGPSVAATSAWAWRNARRRLPTKGVGIDDTTHVASLLALGARPRGAVTSYMAGLSHRQLRELLDALDQEDATLMEHAKREFAGLSTLIEQVWVLLDMAWAPGAAAGCSSPPDPVRPPFQEAHAPPAELAAQPRPARTWPPSATELAVRPPSAGSP